A stretch of the Arachis stenosperma cultivar V10309 chromosome 6, arast.V10309.gnm1.PFL2, whole genome shotgun sequence genome encodes the following:
- the LOC130933894 gene encoding uncharacterized protein LOC130933894: MVELSFLGYISRLQENYKENEPIQFFTFLDIGHVVASLTERSLCLIQNQSQCLADLCGALHCDIEINFGLKKSKCNPAVAARNKHLCENLADSCFPVNDGPAACRLHEFFLHQFCDAHSCTGSRKPFSRGHRKKTNAFYIVAFDAAATLLSLYLLYLLVIRFLFLSYRGMKRETQLLRRISQTGRKKKPS; the protein is encoded by the exons ATGGTGGAATTATCATTTCTCGGTTACATTTCTCGGCTTCAAGAGAACTACAAAGAGAATGAACCTATTCAATTTTTCACATTTCTCG ATATTGG ACATGTAGTAGCATCACTAACTGAAAGATCATTGTGCTTGATCCAGAATCAGAGCCAGTGCTTAGCAGATCTATGTGGCGCATTGCACTGTGACATTGAAATCAATTTTGGGTTGAAAAAATCAAAATGTAATCCTGCTGTCGCTGCAAGAAATAAACATCTGTGCGAG AACTTAGCAGATAGTTGTTTTCCTGTTAATGATGGTCCTGCAGCATGCCGACTCCATG AATTCTTCTTACACCAATTCTGTGATGCACACAGCTGCACTGGAAGCAGGAAACCTTTCTCCAGAGGCCACCGg AAGAAGACAAATGCATTCTACATCGTTGCTTTTGATGCTGCTGCTACTTTACTATCTCTATATCTACTTTATCTACTTGTGATaaggtttttatttttgtcttacAGAGGGATGAAAAGGGAAACTCAACTGTTAAGGCGCATCTCTCAAACTGGCAGAAAGAAAAAACCATCTTAA